The stretch of DNA AAAAACTCGCAACATTGGCATTATGGCACATATAGACGCCGGAAAGACCACCACCACCGAGCGCATCCTGTTTTATACAGGTAAGGTGCACAAATTGGGTGAAGTCCATGATGGCGCGGCAACCATGGATTGGATGGTTCAGGAGCAGGAAAGGGGTATTACCATCACCTCTGCTGCAACGACGTGCCAATGGCGAGATCATTGTGTAAATATTATTGACACACCCGGACACGTGGACTTTACTGTTGAGGTGGAAAGGTCGCTGCGTGTGCTGGATGGGGCGGTTGCCGTTTTTTGTTCAGTGGGTGGTGTAGAACCCCAGTCTGAAACGGTATGGCGGCAGGCCGATAAATATAGGGTGCCGCGGATTGCTTATATCAATAAAATGGACCGTGTTGGCGCAGATTTTTTCAATGGTATGGCTATGATGCGTAAAAGATTAGGTGCTAACCCGGTAGCAATTCAATTGCCCATTGGTGTGGAAGAGAATTTTAGCGGCATTGTTGACCTGGTTCGCAACAAGGCCATCAGGTACATTGACGACCTGGGCACCACTAGCGAGGAAACAGATGTTCCCGAGGACATGTTGGAACTGGTTACCGAACACCGGGAAAAACTTCTGGAGGCGGTGGCCGAATTCGATGAAGAGTTAATGCTCAAGTATCTCGAAGGCGATCAGCTTACTTCCGAAGAGATCAAGGGCGCTCTGCGTAAGGCCGCACTGGCGGTGAAGATAATACCGGTACTTTGCGGTTCCTCTTTTAAAAATAAAGGGGTTCAGCCCTTATTGGATGCCATCGTGGATTATCTACCATCTCCGCTGGATGTTCCTGCTATCCGAGGTGTACACCCTGACACCAGCGATGAGGACACGCGGGTAGCTGATGACGAAGCACCTTTTTCAGCACTGGCTTTTAAAATTATGACGGACCCATACGTGGGAAAATTGACTTACTTCAGGGTATATTCAGGGCGGATGGCCAGCGGATCATATGTTTATAACTCCACTAAGGGAAAACGGGAGCGTGTAGGCCGTATACTGCGAATGCATGCCAACCACCGGGAAGAGGTCAAGGAGATCTATTCCGGTGATATAGTGGCAGCCGTAGGACTAAGGGACACCTCAACCGGGGATACCCTGTGCGATGAAAAACAGACGATACTGCTGGAGTCCATGGAGTTTCCCGAACCCGTTATTTCTGTGGCCATTGAACCCAATACCAAGGCCGATCAGGATAAAATGGCTGTAGCTTTGCAAAAACTGGGCGAAGAAGACCCCACCTTCAAGGTAAGTATTGACGCTGAAACGGGGCAGACCATCATTAGAGGTATGGGCGAACTGCACCTGGAGATTATTGTGGATCGCTTACTGCGTGAGTTTAAAGTGCAGGCCACGGTTGGTAAGCCCCAGGTCGCCTATAAAGAGACTATTCGCAAAAAATCCAAGGCTGAAGGCAGATTTATTCGCCAGTCCGGCGGGCGCGGTCAATACGGTCACGTAGTAATTGAGATTGAACCGGCCGAGCCGGGCACCGGGTTTGAATTCGTCAATAAAATTGTTGGCGGGGTAATACCCAAGGAATATATACCGGCGGTATCAAACGGTATTTCCGAGGCTATGTCTAATGGTGTAGTAGCATCCTATCCGCTGGTAGACCTGCGGGCTACATTGCTTGATGGTTCTTATCATGATGTTGACTCTTCAGAAATGGCCTTTAAAATAGCAGGCAGCATGGCGCTGCAAAATGCGGCTAAAAAGGCCGGAGCAGTATTGCTGGAACCGGTCATGAAGGTGGAAGTGGTGGTCATGGATGAGTATATGGGTGATGTTATTGGTGATATAAACGCCCGCCGGGGGCGTATCGAGGAAATGGAACCCCGGGGAATAAATCAAGTTATTCATGGCATTGTACCGCTATCGGAAATGTTCGGTTATGCCACTGAACTGCGTTCCAGAACCCAGGGCCGTGGCACTTATACGATGCAGTTCAGCCACTATGAGGAAGTGCCACAGAACATTGCGGAAAGTATTGTATCTAAAAGATTTTACGGATAATTGCAAGGAGGAATCAAAAACCAACCATGGCAAAGGCGAAATTTGAGCGGACTAAACCGCACGTAAACATCGGTACCATCGGCCACGTGGACCACGGTAAAACCACCCTGACCGCGGCTATCACCACCGTGCTGTCCACAGTGGGCGGAGCTTCAGTGAAAAAGTACGATGAAATTGACAATGCCCCGGAAGAAAGAGAGCGCGGTATAACCATCAACACCGCTCACGTGGAATACGAGACCGCGACCAGACACTACGCGCACGTAGACTGCCCCGGCCACGCCGACTACGTCAAGAACATGATCACCGGCGCAGCCCAGATGGACGGCTCCATACTGGTGGTATCAGCTGCCGACGGTCCCATGCCCCAAACCCGTGAGCATATTCTCCTTTCCCGCCAGGTGGGCGTGCCCTACATCGTGGTTTACCTGAACAAAGCCGACCAGGTAGACGATGCCGAATTGCTGGAACTGGTGGACATGGAAGTGCGTGAGCTTTTAAGCCAGTACGAATTCCCCGGGGACGACATCCCAGTAATCACCGGTTCGGCATTAAAGGCGCTGGAATGCGGCTGCGGCAAACGGGAATGCGAGTGGTGCAAGAGCGTATGGGAACTGATGGACGCTGTAGATGCCTACGTTCCCACACCGGAGCGCGACATTGACAAGCCGTTCTTGATGCCTGTGGAAGACGTATTCACCATCACGGGTCGTGGTACCGTGGCCACCGGTCGTATAGAGCGGGGCGCTGTTAAAGTAGGTGAAGAAGTAGAAATCGTAGGTTTGATGGATAAACCGCGCAAGACTGTGGTCACCGGCGTGGAAATGTTCCGCAAGATACTGGACCGCGGTGAAGCGGGTGACAACGTAGGCTGTCTGCTGCGCGGCGTAGACCGTAAAGAAATCGAGCGCGGCCAGGTGCTGGCCAAACCCGGCAGCATCAAGCCCCATACCAAATTTAACGCAGAAGTATACGTGCTGACCAAAGAAGAAGGTGGCCGGCATACCCCGTTCTTCAACGGCTACCGTCCGCAATTTTACTTCCGTACCACCGACGTGACCGGCGTGGCCCAGTTGCCGGAGGGTGTGGAAATGGTTATGCCGGGCGACAACATTAAAATGAATATCGAGCTTATTACTCCCATTGCTTTAGAAGAAGGTTTGCGTTTCGCCATTCGTGAAGGTGGTCGTACCGTAGGTGCCGGTGTGGTTACCGGTATCAACGAGTAATTGTTGACGCACTTCTTTTAGGCGAAAGGAGGTCAGTGCATGAAAAGTCAAAAAATTCGTATCCGGCTTAAGGCGTATGATCACCACATGCTGGACCAATCGGCCCAGAAAATAGTGGACACCGCCCGGCGGACCGGCGCTAATGTGGCAGGCCCCGTGCCTTTGCCCACAGAAAAGAATATCTACACGATATTGCGTTCCCCCCACGTCAACAAGGACTCCCGGGAACAATTTGAAATGAGAACCCATAAGCGGCTGATTGACATTATGGAACCCACGCCCAAAACGGTGGATGCGTTGATGCGCCTTGACCTGCCCGCCGGTGTGGATATTGAAATTAAACTATAAGAAAACTAGCAGATAGCAGTCTCGAAGGTCAAGTTCAGCGCTTGTGGTCGTGATAAAAACAGCGACCAGTACGTTGAACCGCTGACGGCATCGAAAAGCCTAGGAAGCACAGTACTTCGAGCAGGCTCGGGAGGTGCATGGAAATGCCCAAGGCAATATTGGGTAAAAAGGTTGGTATGACCCAGGTATTTACTGATGAAGGTATTGCCGTTCCGGTAACCGTTATTGAGGCTGGACCTTGTTTGGTGGCCCAAAAGAAAACCGGCGCCAAGGACGGCTATAACGCCATTCAATTAGGGTTTGGTGAAAAACGGGAAAATTTGTTTAACAAACCTATGAAAGGCCATTTTGAAAAAGCGGGCATAAAGCCCAAGCGTTACTTGCGGGAAATACGCGTTGATGACATTGATGCCTATGAAGTGGGGCAGGAAATCAAAGCGGATGTATTTGCACCCGGCGAAAAAGTAGACGTTGTGGGTATCACCAAAGGGCGCGGTTTTTCGGGTGGTATAAAACGCCATGGATTCCACCGTGGCCCCATGGCGCACGGTTCCAAGTATCACCGGCGTCCCGGTTCGCTGGCGGCTAAAGGCCCGGCCCGGGTGTTCAAGGGCAGAAAATTGCCGGGGCACTACGGCGCTGAGCGGGTGACCATACAGAATTTGGAGGTTGTCCGTGCGGATGCCGGGCAGAACCTGCTGGCTGTTAAGGGAGCCATTCCGGGCCCGCGCGGCGGTCTGGTCATGGTCAAACAATCCGTTAAAGCCAGGTAACGGCGGCGCAGCGAAAGGAGGAAGTCATTCATGCCCAGAGTTGCCATGTATAACATAAACGGTGACCAGGTCGGGGAGATCGACTTAAAAGAAGACATTTTCGGTATTGCAGTTCACCAACAAGCTCTGCATGATGTCGTAACCATGCAGTTGGCCGGCAGGCGGCAGGGCACACACGATACCAAAACCAGGGCCGAAGTCAGCGGCGGCGGCCGCAAGCCCTATCGCCAAAAAGGCACCGGCCGGGCCCGGCACGGGTCTATTCGTTCACCCATCTGGCGTGGCGGCGGCATTGTGTTCGGGCCACACCCGCGCAGTTATAGCTACCGGGTGCCCAAAAAGGTGCGCAGGCTGGCTATGAAATCAGCATTATCCTCCAAGGTGGAAGGCGGCACCATTGTAGTTTTGGAAGAGCTCAAAATGGATGTGCCCAAAACCAAGGATATGGTAAAAATACTTAATAACCTTAAAGTTGATAATAAAGCTTTGGTAGTAACAGCGGAAAGAGACGATGCGGTTTATAAGTCGGCGCGTAACATACCGGGCATTAAACAATTAAGCGTCCCGGGGCTGAATGTTTATGATTTGCTGGCGCATAAAACGCTGGTCATTACCAAAGATGCGGTGGCCAGGGTCGAGGAGGTGTTTGTTTAATGAAAAATCCTCGAGATATTATTAAAAAGCCGGTGGTCACTGAAAAGAGTATGGGCTTGGTGGAAGAAAACAAGTACACATTTATCGTGGATATGGGTGCCAATAAAATTGAGATTCGCCAGGCTGTGGAAGAGTTGTTTAATGTTAAAGTTGACAAGGTGCGCACCATGCGGGTCAAGGGTAAATTAAAGCGGGTTCGTAACCGTTGGGGCAAGACACCCGACCGTAAGAAAGCCATAGTTACACTCAAAGAGGGGCAAAAAATTCAGCTCTTTGAGGGTGTTTAGTGAAATGATTCCTTCGCTGTCCTGGTAAAAGGACGCGGGGGGGCGATAAGGAGGGAAACCAGGTGGGGATTAAAAAATTCAAGCCTACATCGCCGGGTCGGAGGTTTGTAACTGTATCAACTTTCGAGGAAATAACCGCCACCGAACCGGAAAAGTCCCTGCTGGAACCGCTTAAGAGCAAAGGCGGCAGAAATGCCAGCGGCAGAATAACTGTTCGTCACCGTGGCGGCGGACATAAACGGATGTACCGGTTAATTGATTTCAAACGGGATAAGGATGGTATACCGGCCAAGGTAGCCACTATTGAATACGATCCCAATCGCTCGGCACGTATTGCCCTGTTGCATTATGCCGACGGTGAAAAGCGTTATATCATTGCTCCGGTAGGCCTGCAGGTGGGACAGAAGGTTGAATCGGGTCCGCAAGCTGACATAAAAGTGGGCAATGCCCTTGCTTTGCGTAATATTCCGGTGGGTACAATGATTCATAATCTTGAGCTGCACCCCAAGGGCGGCGGACAATTGGTTCGTTCAGCCGGCACAGCCGCGCAGCTTATGGCTAAAGAGGGCAAATACGCCCACGTACGCATGCCATCAGGGGAAATGCGTTTAATATTACAGGATTGCCGGGCCACCATAGGCCAGGTGGGTAATGTGGATCACGAGAACATTTCGGTTGGTAAAGCCGGCCGTTCCCGTTGGTCAGGCATTCGCCCGACAGTGCGCGGCGTGGTGATGAACCCGGTGGATCACCCCCATGGTGGTGGTGAGGGTCGCTCACCCGTAGGCAGAAACCCGGTTACTCCCTGGGGTAAACCAGCCCTGGGTGCACGTACCAGGAAGAAAAAACCCAGTGATCGCTTAATTGTGAAGCGGCGTGGTAAAAAATAAGTATATGTACAGGTGTAGGAAGGAGGCCAGCCGATGGGTCGCTCTCTGAAAAAAGGCCCGTATTGTGACGATAAACTCCTTAATAGAATCCAAGAGATGAATGATAAGGGCGACAAAAGGGTCATTAAGACATGGTCCCGCCGGTCCACCATTTTTCCGGATATGATTGGGCACACCATTGCGGTGCATGATGGCAGAAAGCATGTTCCCGTATATGTTACCGAGGATATGGTTGGACATAAATTAGGCGAGTTCGCCCCCACGAGGCTTTTCAGGGGACACGGATCACATACTGAAAGGTCGACGTCTTTGAAGTAAACGTGTAAAGGGGGTAAAACCATGCAAGAAGCAACAGCGGTTGCGAAATATATTCGCATCTCCCCACGTAAAGTGCGTCAGGTTATTGACATTATCAGGGGTAAGGATGTGCAAGAGGCGCTGGCTATATTGAAATTTACGCCCAAGCGGGCCTCTGTACCGGTGGCTAAAGTAGTTAAATCTGCCGCAGCCAACGCCGAGCATAATTATGAAATGAATAAGGATAACCTGTATGTGGCCGCCTGTTATGTAGATCAAGGACCCACCTTGAAGCGGTGGCAGCCCCGGGCCATGGGCCGTGCGGATGTACTGCGCCACCGTACCAGCCACATTACCGTGGTAGTAAAAGAGAAAAAGGAGGGTTAGTGTGGGGCAGAAGGTAAATCCCGTAGGGTTGCGCATAGGCATTATTAAGGATTGGGAAGGCAAATGGTACGCGGATAAGAAAAACTTTTCCACCCTTTTACTGGAGGATTTTAATATCCGCAAATTTGTCAAAAAGAAATTGTATGCGGCAGGTATCGCCCGCATTCAGATAGAGCGGGCAGCCAACAAAATAAAATTATCCATCCACACGGCCAAGCCGGGTATTGTTATCGGGCGTGGCGGTGCCGAGGTGGAGAATTTGCGCAAGCAGCTGGAACAAATGACCGGTAAGCATGTGAACATTAACATAGTTGAAGTTAAAGTGCCTGAAATTGATGCCCAGTTGCTGTCCGAGAATGTAGCCTCTCAATTGGAGAGAAGAATTGCTTTCCGCCGGGCCATGAAACAAAGCGTAGGCAGGGCCATGAAGATGGGGGCCAAGGGAATCAAAATTTCTTGCAGTGGCCGGCTGGCCGGAGCAGAAATTGCCCGGACTGAGTGGTATAGTGAAGGTAAAGTACCCCTGCATACATTGCGTGCTGATATCGACTATGGTTTTGCCGAAGCAAATACAACTTATGGTAAAATCGGTGTCAAGGTTTGGATATATAAAGGAGAAGTTTTGCCGGAAGTTAGAAGAACCGCTGCCGGTAAAGGAGGCGAATAGGCTTTATGCTCATTCCAAAAAGGGTAAAATACCGCAAGCAGCGCCGCGGATCAATACCCTCGGGTAAATCCAAGGGGGGCAATGAAGTCCATTTCGGGGAATACGGGTTAAAAGCGCTGGAACCCGGATGGATTACCAACCGGCAAATTGAAGCCGCTCGTATTGCTATGACCCGTTACATTAAACGGGGCGGTAAAGTATGGATTAGAATTTTCCCCGATAAACCGGTCACCAAAAAGCCGGCTGAAACCCGGATGGGCAGCGGCAAGGGCGCTCCCGAATGGTGGGTGGCGGTGGTTAAGCCCGGACGGATAATGTTTGAGTTGGCTGGTGTCAGTGAAGAGGTAGCCCGGGAGGCCATGCGGTTGGCATCGCACAAGCTGCCCATCAAAACCAAGTTTGTAAGACGTGGGGAAGTAGGTGAGGCAAGTGAAAGCTAAGGAACTGCGTGATATGACCGTTGAGGAACTGCAAAAGAAAATGAACGATACCAAGGATGAATTGTTCCGGTTACGCTTTCAACTGGCTACCGGACAACTGGATAACCCAATGCGTATCAAGGAAGTGCGCAGAAATATCGCCCGCGTCAAAACTGTCATCCGGGAAAGGGAAATTGGCATTAAGCGGGCTTAATGAAAAGCATATTATCCCGATGCAGGAAGGGGGTAGCCATGTTGACGGAGCGCAATTTGCGCAAAACTCAAACAGGTGTGGTTGTGAGCAATAAAATGAATAAAACTGCGGTCGTAGCAGTGGAAACACTGGTTAGACACCCGCTATACAACCGGACCATCAGGCAAACTAAAAAATACAAGGCACATGATGAAGAAAATATATGCAATATCGGCGACAAGGTCAAGATAATGGAAACCAGGCCATTGTCCAAGGATAAGCGGTGGCGTGTGGTGGAAATATTGCGCAAGACAGAGCAGTTATAGCCGCCGGTAGCCCGCCGGTTATTGTGCAAAGGAGGCTAATTCGGTGATTCAAGTACAATCTATGCTTAGAGCGGCAGACAATACCGGTGCCCGTAAGCTGATGTGTATCCGCGTAATGGGCGGTTCGTTGCGCCGATATGCCAGCCTGGGCGATGTGGTGGTTGCCACCGTCAAGGAAGCCACACCAGGCGGCGTTGTTAAGAAAGGGGACGTGGTTAAGGCTGTTATCGTGCGCACCAAAAAGGAAGTGCGACGTCCCGATGGTTCTTATATTAAATTTGACGAAAACGCCGCAGTGATTATTAAAGATGACGGAACTCCACGTGGCACCCGTATATTCGGTCCCGTGGCCCGGGAATTAAGAGAGCACGATTATATGAAAATTGTCTCCCTGGCCCCGGAAGTATTGTAGTAGATGCCGCTACAGGAGGTGTAACGGATATGACCAAGCCCAAAGTGCATGTGCATAAAGGTGATACAGTATTGGTGATTCGGGGCAAAAGCGCCGGTAAAAAAGGCAAGGTCCTGGAAGTGCAGCCAGCTAAGAGTCGCGTGGTGGTGGAAGGGGTTAACAAAGTAAAGCGCCATGCCAAACCAACCCGCAGTATGCCGCAAGGCGGCATTACGGAAAAGGAGGCGCCCATCCACAGCTCCAACGTGATGCTGTATTGCAGTAAGTGCAACAGACCCACCAGGGTGGGTAAGAAAATACTGGAAGACGGTAAAAAAGTTCGCCAGTGCAAGAAATGCGGGGAAGTGCTCAGCTAACCCGGCGGAAGGAGGGTATAGGTGTGCCTAGGCTAAAGGATAAAATCAAAGATGAAGTGGTCAAGGCTATGATGGAAAAGTTCGGCTATAAAAACCCAATGCAGGTCCCCAGGCTGGAAAAGGTAGTCATTAACATGGGGGTGGGGGAAGCCATCCAAAACAGCAAGGCCATTGACGCTGCGGTAAATGACCTGATGATTATTTCGGGTCAGCGCCCGGTGGTAACAAAAGCGAAAAAATCCATTGCCGCGTTTAAATTGCGCGCCGGGATGAACGTAGGCTGCAAGGTTACCTTGCGGGGCGACCGTATGTACGAGTTTGTAGACAGGCTGTTTAACATTGCTCTGCCGCGGGTGCGCGACTTCCGTGGGATATCCCCGAAGTCATTTGACGGGCGGGGCAACTACAGCATGGGCGTTCGGGAACAACTTATTTTCCCGGAAATTGATTACGATAAAATTGATAAGGTCAGGGGCATGGATATAATTTTTGTAACCACTGCCCGGACTGACGAAGAGGCGCGGGAATTGCTTCGCTTACTCGGAATGCCGTTTAAAGCTGCCTGATGGAAGATAAATTAGCTTTAAGCAAAAGGAGGGAAATGTGTGGCTAAAAAGTCAATGGTAGCCAGGTCCAAGCGCCCTCCCAAATTTTCAGTGCGGGCGCACAACAGGTGTAATATATGTGGCCGTCCTCATGCTTACATGCGCAAGTTCGGGATCTGTCGGGTTTGCTTCCGGGAGTTGGCATACAAGGGAGAGATACCCGGACTGAGGAAGGCCAGTTGGTAAAAGGAAGGAGGTATTCCTTAGATGGTGATGACTGATCCTATTGCCGATTTTTTAACTCGTATTCGAAATGGCAATATGGTTTTTCACGATAAAATTGAAGCACCCGCTTCCAAAATGAAGCGATCTATTGCAGATATCCTTAAAGAAGAGGGTTTTATCAGGGATTATGAGTATGTTGAGGATGGCAAACAGGGTATTATCCGTGTTTACCTCAAATACAGCTCTGGTAAGGATCGGGTGATTACCGGTCTCAAGCGCATATCTAAACCCGGCTTGCGGGTATACGCCCGCAAGGATTCCATTCCCAAGGTGTTAGGTGGGCTGGGCATTGCCATAATATCCACCTCCCGGGGGATCATGACCGACAAAAAA from Desulfoscipio gibsoniae DSM 7213 encodes:
- the fusA gene encoding elongation factor G, whose translation is MARQFPLEKTRNIGIMAHIDAGKTTTTERILFYTGKVHKLGEVHDGAATMDWMVQEQERGITITSAATTCQWRDHCVNIIDTPGHVDFTVEVERSLRVLDGAVAVFCSVGGVEPQSETVWRQADKYRVPRIAYINKMDRVGADFFNGMAMMRKRLGANPVAIQLPIGVEENFSGIVDLVRNKAIRYIDDLGTTSEETDVPEDMLELVTEHREKLLEAVAEFDEELMLKYLEGDQLTSEEIKGALRKAALAVKIIPVLCGSSFKNKGVQPLLDAIVDYLPSPLDVPAIRGVHPDTSDEDTRVADDEAPFSALAFKIMTDPYVGKLTYFRVYSGRMASGSYVYNSTKGKRERVGRILRMHANHREEVKEIYSGDIVAAVGLRDTSTGDTLCDEKQTILLESMEFPEPVISVAIEPNTKADQDKMAVALQKLGEEDPTFKVSIDAETGQTIIRGMGELHLEIIVDRLLREFKVQATVGKPQVAYKETIRKKSKAEGRFIRQSGGRGQYGHVVIEIEPAEPGTGFEFVNKIVGGVIPKEYIPAVSNGISEAMSNGVVASYPLVDLRATLLDGSYHDVDSSEMAFKIAGSMALQNAAKKAGAVLLEPVMKVEVVVMDEYMGDVIGDINARRGRIEEMEPRGINQVIHGIVPLSEMFGYATELRSRTQGRGTYTMQFSHYEEVPQNIAESIVSKRFYG
- the tuf gene encoding elongation factor Tu gives rise to the protein MAKAKFERTKPHVNIGTIGHVDHGKTTLTAAITTVLSTVGGASVKKYDEIDNAPEERERGITINTAHVEYETATRHYAHVDCPGHADYVKNMITGAAQMDGSILVVSAADGPMPQTREHILLSRQVGVPYIVVYLNKADQVDDAELLELVDMEVRELLSQYEFPGDDIPVITGSALKALECGCGKRECEWCKSVWELMDAVDAYVPTPERDIDKPFLMPVEDVFTITGRGTVATGRIERGAVKVGEEVEIVGLMDKPRKTVVTGVEMFRKILDRGEAGDNVGCLLRGVDRKEIERGQVLAKPGSIKPHTKFNAEVYVLTKEEGGRHTPFFNGYRPQFYFRTTDVTGVAQLPEGVEMVMPGDNIKMNIELITPIALEEGLRFAIREGGRTVGAGVVTGINE
- the rpsJ gene encoding 30S ribosomal protein S10, which encodes MKSQKIRIRLKAYDHHMLDQSAQKIVDTARRTGANVAGPVPLPTEKNIYTILRSPHVNKDSREQFEMRTHKRLIDIMEPTPKTVDALMRLDLPAGVDIEIKL
- the rplC gene encoding 50S ribosomal protein L3 — translated: MPKAILGKKVGMTQVFTDEGIAVPVTVIEAGPCLVAQKKTGAKDGYNAIQLGFGEKRENLFNKPMKGHFEKAGIKPKRYLREIRVDDIDAYEVGQEIKADVFAPGEKVDVVGITKGRGFSGGIKRHGFHRGPMAHGSKYHRRPGSLAAKGPARVFKGRKLPGHYGAERVTIQNLEVVRADAGQNLLAVKGAIPGPRGGLVMVKQSVKAR
- the rplD gene encoding 50S ribosomal protein L4, with amino-acid sequence MPRVAMYNINGDQVGEIDLKEDIFGIAVHQQALHDVVTMQLAGRRQGTHDTKTRAEVSGGGRKPYRQKGTGRARHGSIRSPIWRGGGIVFGPHPRSYSYRVPKKVRRLAMKSALSSKVEGGTIVVLEELKMDVPKTKDMVKILNNLKVDNKALVVTAERDDAVYKSARNIPGIKQLSVPGLNVYDLLAHKTLVITKDAVARVEEVFV
- the rplW gene encoding 50S ribosomal protein L23, whose protein sequence is MKNPRDIIKKPVVTEKSMGLVEENKYTFIVDMGANKIEIRQAVEELFNVKVDKVRTMRVKGKLKRVRNRWGKTPDRKKAIVTLKEGQKIQLFEGV
- the rplB gene encoding 50S ribosomal protein L2, which translates into the protein MGIKKFKPTSPGRRFVTVSTFEEITATEPEKSLLEPLKSKGGRNASGRITVRHRGGGHKRMYRLIDFKRDKDGIPAKVATIEYDPNRSARIALLHYADGEKRYIIAPVGLQVGQKVESGPQADIKVGNALALRNIPVGTMIHNLELHPKGGGQLVRSAGTAAQLMAKEGKYAHVRMPSGEMRLILQDCRATIGQVGNVDHENISVGKAGRSRWSGIRPTVRGVVMNPVDHPHGGGEGRSPVGRNPVTPWGKPALGARTRKKKPSDRLIVKRRGKK
- the rpsS gene encoding 30S ribosomal protein S19, coding for MGRSLKKGPYCDDKLLNRIQEMNDKGDKRVIKTWSRRSTIFPDMIGHTIAVHDGRKHVPVYVTEDMVGHKLGEFAPTRLFRGHGSHTERSTSLK
- the rplV gene encoding 50S ribosomal protein L22, which produces MQEATAVAKYIRISPRKVRQVIDIIRGKDVQEALAILKFTPKRASVPVAKVVKSAAANAEHNYEMNKDNLYVAACYVDQGPTLKRWQPRAMGRADVLRHRTSHITVVVKEKKEG
- the rpsC gene encoding 30S ribosomal protein S3, giving the protein MGQKVNPVGLRIGIIKDWEGKWYADKKNFSTLLLEDFNIRKFVKKKLYAAGIARIQIERAANKIKLSIHTAKPGIVIGRGGAEVENLRKQLEQMTGKHVNINIVEVKVPEIDAQLLSENVASQLERRIAFRRAMKQSVGRAMKMGAKGIKISCSGRLAGAEIARTEWYSEGKVPLHTLRADIDYGFAEANTTYGKIGVKVWIYKGEVLPEVRRTAAGKGGE
- the rplP gene encoding 50S ribosomal protein L16; the protein is MLIPKRVKYRKQRRGSIPSGKSKGGNEVHFGEYGLKALEPGWITNRQIEAARIAMTRYIKRGGKVWIRIFPDKPVTKKPAETRMGSGKGAPEWWVAVVKPGRIMFELAGVSEEVAREAMRLASHKLPIKTKFVRRGEVGEASES
- the rpmC gene encoding 50S ribosomal protein L29, coding for MKAKELRDMTVEELQKKMNDTKDELFRLRFQLATGQLDNPMRIKEVRRNIARVKTVIREREIGIKRA
- the rpsQ gene encoding 30S ribosomal protein S17, which gives rise to MLTERNLRKTQTGVVVSNKMNKTAVVAVETLVRHPLYNRTIRQTKKYKAHDEENICNIGDKVKIMETRPLSKDKRWRVVEILRKTEQL
- the rplN gene encoding 50S ribosomal protein L14, yielding MIQVQSMLRAADNTGARKLMCIRVMGGSLRRYASLGDVVVATVKEATPGGVVKKGDVVKAVIVRTKKEVRRPDGSYIKFDENAAVIIKDDGTPRGTRIFGPVARELREHDYMKIVSLAPEVL
- the rplX gene encoding 50S ribosomal protein L24, whose amino-acid sequence is MTKPKVHVHKGDTVLVIRGKSAGKKGKVLEVQPAKSRVVVEGVNKVKRHAKPTRSMPQGGITEKEAPIHSSNVMLYCSKCNRPTRVGKKILEDGKKVRQCKKCGEVLS
- the rplE gene encoding 50S ribosomal protein L5, producing the protein MPRLKDKIKDEVVKAMMEKFGYKNPMQVPRLEKVVINMGVGEAIQNSKAIDAAVNDLMIISGQRPVVTKAKKSIAAFKLRAGMNVGCKVTLRGDRMYEFVDRLFNIALPRVRDFRGISPKSFDGRGNYSMGVREQLIFPEIDYDKIDKVRGMDIIFVTTARTDEEARELLRLLGMPFKAA
- a CDS encoding type Z 30S ribosomal protein S14; the encoded protein is MAKKSMVARSKRPPKFSVRAHNRCNICGRPHAYMRKFGICRVCFRELAYKGEIPGLRKASW
- the rpsH gene encoding 30S ribosomal protein S8, which encodes MVMTDPIADFLTRIRNGNMVFHDKIEAPASKMKRSIADILKEEGFIRDYEYVEDGKQGIIRVYLKYSSGKDRVITGLKRISKPGLRVYARKDSIPKVLGGLGIAIISTSRGIMTDKKARKEGLGGEVVCYVW